TCTCAGGAGGAGTCCATGAACCGCTGCGCGCTTGCCCTGCTGGGGCTGCTCGCGCTCCCGCTCGCTGCTGCCGCGCAGGACCGGCCGCTCCTGTCCAACGAGCCGCCGCCCGAGCGGCTTCCCGAGGCCCGCATCGCCGTGATGCCGTACATCGGCGCGCGCGTGCCCTACACCACCGGTGACGCGGTCTTCTTCCTGGAGAACGGCGACCAGTTCCGCATCGCGTCGCAGCGCGGCGGCGGGCCGATGGTGGGGGTGGACGTGACGGCCCGCGTGAAGGGGCGCGTCAGCCTGGTGGGCGGCCTGTCGTACTCGGCCAGCCGCGAGGACATCTGGCGCGTGAACGACCTGCAGACCGACACCTTCACCGACGTGGGGATCGACGGGGCGCGGTACTGGACGGCCAAGGCCGGCGCGGTGTTCCGCCTGGCCGACCCCAACCCCGACAACCGGCACTTCCACCCGTCGGCGTTCATCACCGTGGCGCCGGCGCTGGTGTGGCTGGACTACGACGACGTGGAGGGCTTCCCCGACGCCGCCAACGGCTCGGTGATCAGCCCCGCGCTGAACCTGGGCGCCGACGCCACCGCGCGCATCGGGCGCACCTCGCGCTGGGCGTTCTCGATCGGCGTGCAGGACTTCCTGACCTTCTGGAACACCGACGACCTGCAGGAGCGCGAGGGGCTGCTCGGCTCGCTGCTGCTGGACGCGCCGGTGGTCGTCGACTACGACTACAACACGTCGAACATCTTCACCCTCCGCTTCGGCGTGTCGTATCGCATGCCCTGAGCGTCTGCGACGGGCGAGAAGACGGGCAGGGGCGCCGCATTCCGCGCGGCGCCCCGCCCGTTCTTCATTTCTCCGTCCCGGCGAAGCCCTGAAACAGAAAAGTCTCACGCAGGGTCAGCAGGGTCAGCAGTAAACTGCAGCTGTTACTGCTGACCCTGCTGACTCTGCGTGAGACTTTCTGTTGTCCTTGTCTGGCTCCCACGGAGGGCACGGCGGCCACGGCGAAAAGCGGATGAGGCGACGATCTCCTCCGCGACCTCCGTGCCCTCCGTGAGAGATTTCGTTCTACAGGCCGTCCTCGCCGCCGAACTGGGTCCAGATGACCACGGCGCCGCAGTTCCACTCGCGGCGGCTGTAGTACGGGTTGAACTGCAGCGGCAGCTCGTTCCCGTGGTAGTACTCCACCCCGGCCACCTGGTCCACCCGCAGCCGGTCGAGCATCAGCGTCTGGAACGGCTGGTTGTCGAGGTACACGGCCAGGTAGCACTTCCCGCCGCGCGACTGCCGGTACAGCGCGAACCGGCCGGCGCCGCGTGGCTCCAGCTGGATCCCCAGCGCGCGGACGTGGTCCAGCACGGTGATGCCCGGAAGCTTCGCGAACTCGTCCTGGGTGACGAAGCGCCCCGGGTGCAGGTGCTTGCGCTCGTAGAAGCCGTGCCGCTCGAGCGTGGGCACCCACGGCTGCGCCGTCGCCGTGACCGGCGCCAGCGCCACCGCGCCCTCGGCCTGCGCGCCGCGCGGCATCCGCAGCACCAGCTCCTTCCGCTCCCCCGGCGCCAGCGCGAACGGGCCGAACACGAACGCGCTCCCGCCCGCCGGCGTCGCCACGATGCGGTACGAGCCCGAGTCCGGCGCGGTGACGGCGAAGCGGCCGTCCACGCCCGAGACGGCCTCGTCCATCAGCTCTCCGTCGCCCGCCACCAGCTGCACGCGCGCGGCGGGAACGGCGGCGTCGCCCGGCGCCAGCAGGCGGCCCTGCACCGTCTGCGCGGCCGCGCCGGCGGGGAGGGCGAGGGAGATCAGGAGCAGGGCGAGACGGCGCACGTGGCCTCCCGGAG
The Longimicrobium sp. DNA segment above includes these coding regions:
- a CDS encoding carboxypeptidase-like regulatory domain-containing protein — translated: MRRLALLLISLALPAGAAAQTVQGRLLAPGDAAVPAARVQLVAGDGELMDEAVSGVDGRFAVTAPDSGSYRIVATPAGGSAFVFGPFALAPGERKELVLRMPRGAQAEGAVALAPVTATAQPWVPTLERHGFYERKHLHPGRFVTQDEFAKLPGITVLDHVRALGIQLEPRGAGRFALYRQSRGGKCYLAVYLDNQPFQTLMLDRLRVDQVAGVEYYHGNELPLQFNPYYSRREWNCGAVVIWTQFGGEDGL